From a region of the Candidatus Auribacterota bacterium genome:
- a CDS encoding tetratricopeptide repeat protein, which yields MTRKNISIFCAVFIFAIFMLHFLPFSKDKSLNNAGQKIVSTTRSLLDSNEMQVGKAAYDRKDYVAAFQNFSKAAKKGDAEAQYKLGLMYDEGHGVPKNYVEGAKWYRKAAEQGFAPAQSNLGFMYVNGQGVSQDYSATYVHGQSVSPDYVEAVKWYRKAAEQGFAEAQNNLGAMYYKGQGVPQDYTVAADWYRAAAEQGNAIAQLNLGSMYYHHLGVPKDYTEAFKWYHKAAEQGVAQAKAMLGSMYYTGQGVPQDYTEAAKWYHKAAEQGVAQAKAMLGAMYYTGQGVPQDYTEAAKWYRKAAEQGVAEAQAWARRRKWTTNDLAILCVGKTKQEIRGAFGEPDNTRWATMRRLDLSKYDPEYHDQSKMAFRWIYKNMDINNLDLGTKESVLCIWFFYREGYIATSIKTMNSSTYRDLLHVEFENGYGSGPSIF from the coding sequence ATGACCCGAAAAAATATATCCATCTTTTGCGCCGTTTTTATTTTTGCGATATTCATGCTGCACTTTTTACCATTCTCCAAAGATAAATCCTTGAATAATGCCGGACAAAAGATTGTCTCCACCACTAGAAGTCTTTTAGATTCAAATGAAATGCAGGTTGGTAAAGCTGCTTATGACCGCAAAGATTACGTAGCAGCCTTCCAAAACTTCTCCAAGGCCGCAAAAAAAGGTGATGCAGAAGCACAATATAAACTCGGGTTGATGTATGACGAAGGCCACGGTGTGCCGAAAAATTATGTCGAGGGCGCCAAATGGTACCGCAAAGCCGCAGAACAGGGCTTTGCACCGGCGCAGTCTAATCTCGGGTTTATGTATGTCAACGGCCAAGGCGTGTCGCAGGATTATAGTGCAACGTATGTCCATGGCCAAAGCGTGTCTCCAGATTATGTTGAAGCAGTCAAATGGTACCGCAAAGCCGCAGAACAGGGCTTTGCAGAGGCGCAAAATAATCTCGGGGCAATGTATTACAAAGGCCAAGGCGTGCCGCAGGATTACACAGTGGCCGCCGACTGGTACCGCGCAGCCGCAGAGCAGGGCAATGCAATTGCACAGTTGAATCTAGGGTCAATGTATTACCACCACTTGGGTGTGCCAAAAGATTACACAGAGGCATTCAAATGGTACCACAAAGCCGCGGAACAGGGTGTTGCACAGGCGAAGGCTATGCTCGGGTCAATGTATTACACAGGCCAAGGCGTGCCGCAGGATTACACAGAGGCCGCCAAATGGTACCACAAAGCCGCAGAACAGGGTGTTGCACAGGCGAAGGCTATGCTCGGGGCAATGTATTACACAGGCCAAGGCGTGCCGCAGGATTACACAGAGGCCGCCAAATGGTACCGCAAGGCAGCGGAACAGGGCGTTGCAGAGGCACAGGCTTGGGCCAGACGTAGAAAATGGACGACAAATGATCTAGCAATTTTATGTGTGGGAAAAACGAAACAAGAAATTCGTGGAGCATTTGGAGAACCGGATAATACCCGATGGGCAACCATGCGGCGGCTGGATTTATCAAAATATGATCCTGAGTATCATGATCAAAGTAAAATGGCATTCAGATGGATTTATAAAAATATGGATATCAACAATCTGGATCTCGGGACAAAAGAAAGTGTTCTCTGTATCTGGTTTTTCTATAGAGAGGGATACATTGCTACCAGTATAAAGACTATGAATTCATCAACGTATAGGGATTTGCTGCATGTAGAATTTGAAAATGGTTATGGTTCCGGTCCCAGCATCTTCTGA
- a CDS encoding STAS domain-containing protein yields MTLTVSTSEKETGIVTISPVGVIDASTYAVLETQVDSVLRTPPRALIFDMAGVTYISSAGVRVVLKAKKYLARDKGKVMMVNLQPRVKRVFDIINALPPQQLFASIEELDAYLDRMQKGI; encoded by the coding sequence ATGACACTCACCGTATCAACGAGCGAAAAAGAGACCGGCATCGTGACGATATCCCCGGTCGGCGTCATTGACGCGAGCACGTACGCCGTTCTCGAGACGCAGGTGGATTCGGTGCTCCGCACGCCGCCGAGGGCCCTCATATTCGACATGGCGGGCGTCACCTACATCAGCAGCGCCGGTGTGCGCGTAGTCCTCAAAGCCAAGAAATACCTCGCGCGGGACAAGGGGAAGGTGATGATGGTGAACCTTCAGCCGAGAGTAAAAAGAGTGTTCGATATCATCAATGCGCTCCCTCCCCAGCAGCTATTCGCGAGCATCGAAGAGCTGGATGCCTACCTTGACCGGATGCAGAAAGGCATCTAG
- a CDS encoding AAA family ATPase: MILALINNKGGTGKTTSAVSLAAALAMKGNKALLVDLDS, from the coding sequence ATGATCCTGGCCTTGATCAACAACAAGGGGGGGACGGGGAAGACCACGTCCGCCGTTTCGCTGGCCGCCGCGCTGGCCATGAAGGGAAACAAGGCGCTGCTGGTCGATCTGGACAGTTAG
- a CDS encoding Fic family protein, translating into MTYTPKYTITDATAVALTAIERARGFLEAAKLSEDWVAGMQRRALVLEAHHTTHIEGTHLTLEQSERILAGKSVPEANPDDARELLNYRDAFELVAEYLGSGEPVTEALIRQVHKRLVIGVRGDSGAPGEYRRVQNYVVNSRTKEVVYTPPPPQDVPPMMKELIAWLGEAKQMNPVLEAGAAQFQLVHIHPFVDGNGRSARLLSTLCLYRKGYDFKRLFTISEYYDRDRAAYYRAIQSVRASGMDLTKWLEYFAEGLAVQMREVQEKGERVIRADVLARKHRLSDRQRAALGHALEHGLLALQDYAALCPKANRRTLQRDLKAMVDKGLLIQEGSGPAAHYRMGKVKK; encoded by the coding sequence ATGACTTATACGCCGAAGTACACTATAACAGACGCCACGGCGGTAGCATTGACCGCTATCGAGCGGGCGAGGGGCTTCCTGGAGGCCGCGAAGCTCTCCGAAGACTGGGTAGCCGGGATGCAGCGGCGGGCGCTTGTCCTGGAGGCCCATCATACTACCCATATAGAAGGGACGCACCTCACCCTGGAGCAGTCGGAGCGGATACTCGCCGGTAAATCCGTCCCGGAGGCAAACCCCGATGATGCCCGCGAGCTTCTGAACTATCGGGATGCCTTCGAGCTCGTGGCGGAATACCTCGGGAGTGGGGAGCCCGTCACCGAGGCGCTCATCCGGCAGGTACACAAGCGCCTTGTGATCGGCGTGCGCGGCGACTCGGGAGCTCCAGGGGAGTACCGGAGGGTGCAGAACTACGTCGTGAACAGCCGCACCAAAGAGGTTGTGTACACTCCTCCACCTCCCCAGGATGTGCCGCCCATGATGAAAGAGCTTATCGCGTGGCTCGGGGAGGCCAAGCAGATGAATCCCGTCCTTGAGGCCGGTGCCGCTCAGTTTCAGCTCGTCCATATCCACCCATTTGTGGACGGGAACGGCAGGAGTGCCCGGCTCCTCTCGACGCTCTGCCTTTACCGGAAAGGGTACGACTTCAAGCGCCTCTTTACCATCAGCGAATACTATGACCGGGACCGGGCGGCCTACTACCGGGCAATCCAGAGCGTCCGGGCCAGCGGCATGGACCTCACCAAGTGGCTGGAGTATTTCGCGGAGGGACTCGCCGTGCAGATGCGGGAGGTACAGGAGAAGGGGGAGCGCGTCATTCGGGCGGACGTGCTTGCCCGAAAGCACCGCCTCTCCGACCGGCAACGGGCCGCCCTCGGGCACGCCCTGGAGCACGGCTTACTTGCCTTACAAGACTACGCCGCACTATGCCCGAAGGCTAACCGCAGGACACTACAGAGAGACCTCAAGGCTATGGTGGACAAAGGCCTTCTCATTCAGGAGGGCTCAGGCCCGGCAGCGCATTACCGCATGGGGAAGGTTAAGAAGTGA
- a CDS encoding SpoIIE family protein phosphatase, giving the protein MLRNRGIAFKLSLFILASCTIIFAIIFSYNYLLSRRIIQRKIEENAGNLTLRTVNKIESVLNAVEKVPENVAYALEESSYTKEGILNLLRTVVENNPEIYGSTISYEPYLFDKNVRLFGPYYYKPGGKLSFTYLHEGYNYVVWDWYTVPKKLGRPVWTEPYFDKGGGNIIMSTYSVPFYRNIGGARTFAGVVTADVYLSRLQDIVSSVKIGQTGYAFLISKGGTIVTHPRRELIMKAKLSHLAESRHDPQLSRLAAEMAQGKSGFEPSTSIITGKKCWIRYEPIPSTGWSLGVVFPQDELMADVTNLSRTVFILGLAGIAVLLAVIVAISGSITRPLRALAGATKDIARGTLDFTLPSMPSGDEVGRLAASFIYMRDSLKRYIRELTEATAARERMESELKIARDIQMGMVPKEIPPFPGRNELDIRAVLEPAREVGGDLYDFFFIDADHLCFVIGDVSGKGVPAALFMARTITLIKATAREVMSPEEILSRVNKELAHNNDSCMFVTVFCGILNVTNGELRYVNAGHNPPLIVRAGEGAEFLKGGESTVLGVEEDTEYAKETIFLRPGDTLYLYTDGVTEAFDGTGQMFSEERLHDEVSAHRKESVAELAGNTMRMVKAHARGVPQSDDITIVVLRYLDAVVVAASGENKTIVVKNRLDDILTLAREIAAFGERHRLSDDVLHDVRLALEEVVVNIIHYAYEDAREHEITVRMLMEEGNLVLEVRDDGRPFNPLDVPPPNLDETAEERQVGGLGIFLSRRLMDSVQYRREGAENILTMRKKL; this is encoded by the coding sequence ATGCTACGTAATAGAGGCATCGCATTCAAACTCAGCCTGTTCATCCTTGCCAGCTGTACGATTATTTTTGCCATTATCTTCAGCTACAACTATCTACTCTCTCGCCGGATCATACAAAGGAAAATCGAAGAGAACGCAGGGAATCTCACCCTCCGCACCGTGAACAAAATTGAGTCGGTGCTCAACGCGGTGGAGAAGGTCCCGGAAAACGTCGCCTATGCGCTCGAGGAGTCGTCCTATACCAAAGAAGGGATACTGAACCTGCTTCGCACGGTGGTGGAGAACAACCCCGAGATCTATGGCTCGACGATATCGTATGAACCATATCTCTTCGATAAGAACGTGCGCCTCTTCGGTCCGTACTACTACAAACCCGGGGGGAAGCTGAGCTTCACCTACCTGCATGAGGGATACAACTATGTCGTCTGGGACTGGTATACGGTTCCCAAAAAGCTCGGCCGACCGGTGTGGACCGAGCCCTACTTCGACAAGGGCGGCGGTAATATCATCATGTCCACGTACAGCGTCCCCTTTTACCGGAACATCGGCGGCGCGAGGACATTCGCCGGCGTGGTGACCGCCGATGTCTACCTCTCCCGGCTCCAGGACATCGTCTCCTCGGTGAAGATAGGGCAGACCGGCTACGCCTTCCTGATATCCAAGGGCGGGACGATCGTGACCCATCCCCGGAGAGAGCTGATCATGAAGGCGAAGCTGTCCCACCTCGCCGAGTCCCGGCACGACCCGCAGTTGAGCCGGCTCGCCGCCGAGATGGCCCAGGGGAAGAGCGGGTTTGAACCGTCAACCAGCATCATCACGGGAAAAAAATGCTGGATACGGTACGAGCCGATACCGTCCACGGGATGGTCGCTGGGGGTGGTCTTCCCCCAGGATGAGCTGATGGCCGACGTCACCAATCTGAGCAGGACAGTATTCATTCTCGGTCTGGCGGGGATCGCGGTGCTACTGGCGGTCATCGTCGCCATCTCGGGCTCCATCACCCGTCCTCTGAGAGCGCTGGCGGGCGCGACGAAGGATATCGCGCGGGGCACGCTGGATTTCACGCTTCCCTCCATGCCCTCCGGGGATGAGGTGGGGAGGCTCGCCGCGTCATTCATCTACATGAGGGATTCGCTGAAGAGGTACATACGCGAATTGACGGAGGCGACCGCCGCGAGGGAGCGGATGGAGAGCGAACTCAAGATCGCCCGCGATATCCAGATGGGGATGGTGCCCAAGGAGATCCCGCCGTTCCCGGGGAGGAACGAGCTGGACATCCGCGCCGTGCTGGAGCCGGCGCGCGAGGTGGGGGGAGATCTGTATGATTTCTTCTTTATCGATGCCGATCACCTCTGCTTCGTCATCGGGGACGTGTCGGGCAAGGGAGTCCCGGCGGCGCTGTTCATGGCGAGAACCATCACGCTGATCAAGGCCACGGCACGGGAGGTGATGAGCCCGGAAGAGATTTTGAGCAGGGTGAACAAAGAACTCGCGCACAACAATGATTCCTGCATGTTTGTCACGGTGTTCTGCGGCATCCTGAACGTCACGAACGGCGAACTCCGCTATGTCAACGCCGGCCACAACCCTCCGCTCATCGTGCGCGCGGGAGAGGGGGCTGAGTTTCTGAAGGGGGGGGAGAGCACCGTGCTGGGAGTCGAGGAGGATACGGAGTATGCAAAGGAGACGATCTTCCTGCGCCCCGGCGACACGCTCTACCTCTATACCGATGGCGTCACGGAGGCATTTGATGGCACGGGGCAGATGTTTTCCGAAGAGCGGCTGCACGACGAGGTGTCAGCCCACAGGAAGGAGTCAGTTGCCGAGCTGGCGGGGAACACGATGCGCATGGTCAAAGCTCATGCCAGAGGAGTACCCCAATCGGATGATATCACCATTGTGGTCCTCAGATACCTGGACGCCGTGGTGGTGGCGGCGAGTGGAGAGAATAAAACCATTGTCGTCAAAAATCGACTCGACGACATCCTGACGCTCGCGCGGGAGATTGCCGCATTCGGCGAGAGGCACCGCCTGTCCGATGATGTGCTCCACGATGTGCGCCTCGCGCTGGAGGAGGTCGTGGTGAATATCATCCACTATGCCTACGAGGATGCGCGCGAGCACGAGATCACCGTCCGCATGCTCATGGAAGAGGGAAATCTCGTTCTGGAGGTCAGGGACGACGGGAGACCGTTTAATCCCCTGGACGTCCCGCCCCCCAATCTCGATGAGACGGCTGAAGAACGGCAGGTGGGAGGCCTGGGCATTTTTCTCTCGCGCAGGCTGATGGACTCTGTGCAGTACAGGAGGGAAGGGGCGGAGAATATCCTGACCATGAGAAAGAAGCTGTAG